The Bradyrhizobium betae genomic interval CGAAGCGGCCTCCCAGGCGGAAGCCACGACAAAAGGATGGAAAATCCGGACGGCGCGTGCGGCCGTCCGGCTAAATGCCTGCTTGCAGGCGACCGCCGTGAAGATGAAGTCGCGCGAGACGCGGGTCGATATCGACGGAATAGGTCATAATGTAGTGAACATAGCCCACCGTTACGCTGTGACCATTGTGACGAAAACGCGCATGGCGAACTAGGACCGCGATTCGCGTCGCGGTTTTGATTCATGGTAGCGAGACTGTGCGGCAGGCCGCGCCAGCTATCTCCACCAATTGTTTGCGGCGGCAACCGTTTGGAAGTGCACGGCAATGACATGGGAAGCGTTGATCAACTGCGAGGAATCCTGCTCGTAAGCCGCGCGCAAATGCGACCTTACCTGATCGGAGGGCTGTGTGAGCTTCACGCCCATGCGCGAGAGCTTGACGGCGAGCTCAAAGCCAGCCTGTGGAGTGTCGGTCTTCAGCGACGGCAGCCAGACATCGGCCATTTGGGAGTCCTCCAAATTCTACTTTGCAATTCAAGCCTACTCCTATAAATATGTATTTTGAATACCTATTTATGGAGCCTGTCACGACTCGGGAGAGGTCCGCGAGCCTCGGACTGGCATCGCGAGTGTCAACGGCATCACACCCGATCTCGGCAAAGGGTTCAGGAGTCAACAGGAAGGAACCATGAATGAGATATCGATACCGTCTCGTGACCGACGAAGCGTCACCTGATCCCTATTCCGGCAGCAGCCTGGTGCCGATGCTGGTCGCCGGCCTTGTCTTGACCTTCGTTGGGATGATCGCCGCGGTCATGTTAGCCTAATGCGGATGCGATCCACGGGCGACGTAGAACTATCGCGGTACGCAACGATCGTTAGATGAAACACGTCACGAGAGCGAGAGGAGTTTCACGGTAGCGATGGGCCAATGGCCGTGGATCTGCGACCCGCCTGGTCAGCCGAGGCGATGCTGCGCAAGCCGTCGAGGGCCCTGTTGATCAGTTCATCGTCGCCTTGCGCTGAACAGACAGCATAGACCGGATAAAAGAAACTGGGGGCACCCGCAACGAGATGCAACTTTCCGCTCGCGATGTAAGGTGCAACGACGCGCTGTCGAAAGTAGCCTGACCCGCCCGCTTCAAGAATGTAGGTCAGCGCCAGCGGCCCGAGACCGACGAAGAGACCCGGATTGTTATCTTCAGGGAAGCTCAATTCGTGATGGTGAGCAAAGTCGGCGCCCCAGTCGACATAGACATAGCTGTCCAGCTCGACCGCCTCGGTATTCGCCTTAGTCGTGACGAGAACCAGCTTTTCCTCCAGAAGCAATTCAACACGCGCACCCGGCCGATGCTGCGGCGCATACATCACCGCGATGTCCAACGCGCCCGCCGACACTTGACTGGTCAGACTGTCGGGCACGTCGACCTGGACGCGAAGCGCTACGTCGGGCGCGGAACGACGCATCCAGTGAAGCCATTCGATGAGCCATGGATGCCACAGGCTCAACTCACCGCCGATGGTCAGGACGGCCCGCCGCCCAGGAGGCACCGCGACCTGATGTCGGGCTCTCTGCCACAACTGGACGAACATTGGCGCGTAACGCAGAAACTGCTCGCCGGCTGACGTCAGCGCTGCGCCATTCTTGTTGCGGACGAAGAGCGGACGACCGAGTTGCTGCTCGAGCGTCCGGATGCGGGCACTGACGGCCGTCTGGCTAACGTTGAGCTGCTCGGCGGCGCGCACGAAACTGCGCGCTCTGACGATTTCCAGAAAGGTCCGCGCAAGCTCGACGTCCATGGCACCGATCTCCCTCACGGCAATCTAGCAATTTTTATGCTACAATGAAGCGATTAAATTCGTTTGCTTGTTATAAAAAGCCGACCGAGGATCGTCTGGAGCAGAACGTTGTATTTGGCCGCGGGCGATCCTTCCCGCCGGACCGTGGGAGCGCATGGCGATGCCAGGGCTTGCTGCGACGGCACCAACCAAGCGAAACATTGATTTCGTCGGGAGCGACCTCGCGATCGTGAGGCCCGATTGTGGGTGGCAAGAGAGCCCTTCGCGCGGAGCATCGCAGGACGTTGCTTCCGGAAACATCACGGGCCATCTCACGTCGCCCGACGCCATGGGCGATCGGGGAGCGGTTCCAGCCGTGCAGACGGTCGCCTCCTGCGGAGCATCCGGTCCCGCTCATTGGCGACATGCGACGGGAAAGGCGCTTCCCATTCCCGCAACATACTCGCTTTGGACGAGCGGCCGAGGGCGGCCCCCTGCTGCAAGCGACAAACACCTTGGAGGTCATGATGCCTGAAGACGGCGGCGGTTCGGGGCTCGTCTCCCTTTTCTGGGGATTGTGGATGTACTGGTTCTTCTCCTCCTGGTGCGAACATTTCTTATCCGCCTCCAACGCGAGAGACGCTCGCCAGTCCCGGCGAGCCACTTCGCCCGCGGCGGCTTCCGCACGGCGCATCGCGGCGGAATGCGCAGGAGTTGAGACGACCGTGCTGCGGATCC includes:
- a CDS encoding hexameric tyrosine-coordinated heme protein; translation: MADVWLPSLKTDTPQAGFELAVKLSRMGVKLTQPSDQVRSHLRAAYEQDSSQLINASHVIAVHFQTVAAANNWWR
- a CDS encoding LysR family transcriptional regulator — encoded protein: MDVELARTFLEIVRARSFVRAAEQLNVSQTAVSARIRTLEQQLGRPLFVRNKNGAALTSAGEQFLRYAPMFVQLWQRARHQVAVPPGRRAVLTIGGELSLWHPWLIEWLHWMRRSAPDVALRVQVDVPDSLTSQVSAGALDIAVMYAPQHRPGARVELLLEEKLVLVTTKANTEAVELDSYVYVDWGADFAHHHELSFPEDNNPGLFVGLGPLALTYILEAGGSGYFRQRVVAPYIASGKLHLVAGAPSFFYPVYAVCSAQGDDELINRALDGLRSIASADQAGRRSTAIGPSLP